A region of Streptomyces sp. NBC_01267 DNA encodes the following proteins:
- the polA gene encoding DNA polymerase I has product MDGHSLAYRAFFALPAENFTTASGQPTNAVYGFASMLANTLRDEAPTHFAVAFDVSRKTWRSEEFPEYKANRSKTPDEFKGQVELIGEVLDTMRVDRFAVEGFEADDVIATLATRAEAEGFDVLIVTGDRDSFQLITDRVTVLYPTKGVSELTRFTPEKVEEKYGLTPQQYPDFAALRGDPSDNLPGIPGVGEKTAAKWINQFGSFAELVERADEVKGKAGQNFRDHLDAVRLNRRLTEMVRDVELPKGPADLERVAYDREALAGVLEVLEIRNPSLRERLLAVDPGAAEEEPAAPAAGVELDGSVLGSGELAPWLAEHGGQPLGVATVESWALGTGSVGEVALAAAGGAAAWFDPAQLDEADERAFAAWIADEGAAKVMHGAKNAMRVFPEHGWSVGGVTMDTALAAYLVKPGRRSFALEALAVEYLGRELAPAASADGQLAFGSDEQAEAEALMTQARAVLDLGAAFGERLQEVGAADLLHEVELPTSVLLARLERHGIAADRAHLEGMERQFAGAVQQAVKEAHAAVGHEFNLGSPKQLQEVFFGELGLPKTKKTKTGYTTDADALAWLAAQTEHDLPVIMLRHREQAKLRVTVEGLIKMVAADGRIHTTFNQTVAATGRLSSTDPNLQNIPVRTDEGRAIRRGFVVGEGYESLMTADYSQIELRVMAHLSQDAGLIEAFASGEDLHTTVASQVFGVEKSAVDPEMRRKIKAMSYGLAYGLSAFGLSQQLNIEAGEARALMDTFFERFGGVRDYLQRVVEEARATGYTETMLGRRRYLPDLNSDNRQRREMAERMALNAPIQGTAADIVKVAMLKVDRALTGAGLASRMLLQVHDEIVLEIAPGERERVEEILRREMAAAAQLRAPLDVSVGVGADWESAAH; this is encoded by the coding sequence TCGGTGAAGTGCTGGACACGATGCGGGTGGACCGGTTCGCGGTCGAGGGGTTCGAGGCGGACGATGTCATCGCGACGCTGGCCACGCGTGCCGAGGCGGAGGGTTTCGATGTTCTGATCGTGACGGGTGACCGGGATTCCTTCCAGCTGATCACGGACCGGGTCACGGTGCTGTATCCGACGAAGGGGGTCTCGGAGCTGACCCGTTTCACGCCGGAGAAGGTCGAGGAGAAGTACGGGCTGACTCCGCAGCAGTATCCGGATTTCGCGGCTCTGCGGGGTGACCCGTCGGACAATCTGCCGGGGATTCCGGGGGTCGGTGAGAAGACGGCCGCGAAGTGGATCAATCAGTTCGGTTCGTTCGCGGAGCTGGTGGAGCGTGCGGACGAGGTGAAGGGGAAGGCCGGGCAGAATTTCCGTGATCATCTGGATGCGGTGCGGCTGAACCGCCGGCTGACCGAGATGGTGCGGGACGTGGAGTTGCCGAAGGGTCCTGCGGATCTGGAGCGTGTCGCGTACGACCGTGAGGCGCTGGCGGGGGTGCTGGAGGTGCTGGAGATCCGGAACCCGAGCCTGCGGGAGCGGTTGCTGGCCGTTGATCCGGGCGCGGCGGAGGAGGAGCCGGCGGCTCCGGCGGCCGGGGTGGAGCTGGACGGTTCGGTGCTGGGGTCCGGTGAGCTGGCGCCGTGGTTGGCCGAGCACGGCGGGCAGCCGCTGGGTGTGGCGACGGTCGAGTCCTGGGCGTTGGGTACGGGCAGTGTCGGTGAGGTCGCGCTGGCGGCGGCGGGGGGCGCGGCGGCGTGGTTCGATCCGGCGCAGCTGGATGAGGCGGACGAGCGGGCGTTCGCGGCGTGGATCGCGGATGAGGGCGCCGCGAAGGTCATGCACGGTGCGAAGAACGCGATGCGGGTGTTCCCCGAGCACGGGTGGAGTGTCGGGGGCGTCACGATGGACACCGCGCTCGCGGCGTATCTGGTGAAGCCGGGTCGGCGTTCCTTCGCGCTGGAGGCGTTGGCGGTGGAATATCTGGGCCGGGAGCTGGCTCCGGCTGCTTCGGCGGACGGGCAGCTCGCTTTCGGTTCGGACGAGCAGGCCGAGGCCGAGGCGCTGATGACGCAGGCGCGTGCGGTGCTCGATCTCGGTGCGGCGTTCGGTGAGCGGCTGCAGGAGGTCGGTGCGGCGGATCTTCTTCATGAGGTGGAGCTGCCGACGTCGGTGTTGCTCGCCAGGCTGGAGCGTCATGGCATCGCCGCGGACCGGGCTCATCTGGAGGGGATGGAGCGGCAGTTCGCGGGTGCGGTGCAGCAGGCGGTGAAGGAGGCGCATGCGGCGGTGGGACACGAGTTCAATCTCGGTTCGCCGAAGCAGCTGCAGGAGGTGTTCTTCGGTGAGCTGGGGCTGCCGAAGACGAAGAAGACGAAGACCGGGTACACGACGGACGCGGACGCGCTGGCGTGGCTTGCCGCGCAGACCGAGCACGATCTGCCGGTGATCATGTTGCGCCATCGTGAGCAGGCCAAGCTGCGGGTGACGGTCGAGGGTCTGATCAAGATGGTGGCGGCGGACGGCCGTATTCACACGACGTTCAACCAGACGGTCGCGGCGACCGGCCGGCTGTCGTCCACGGATCCCAATCTGCAGAACATCCCGGTGCGTACGGACGAGGGGCGGGCCATCCGCCGGGGCTTCGTCGTGGGCGAGGGGTACGAGTCGCTGATGACGGCGGACTACAGCCAGATCGAGTTGCGGGTGATGGCGCATCTGTCTCAGGACGCGGGGCTGATCGAGGCGTTCGCCTCGGGTGAGGACCTGCACACGACGGTTGCCTCGCAGGTGTTCGGTGTGGAGAAGTCCGCTGTCGACCCGGAGATGCGCCGCAAGATCAAGGCGATGTCGTACGGGCTGGCGTACGGGCTCTCGGCGTTCGGTCTTTCCCAGCAGTTGAATATCGAGGCGGGTGAGGCGCGTGCGCTGATGGACACGTTCTTCGAGCGGTTCGGTGGGGTGCGGGACTATCTGCAGCGTGTCGTGGAGGAGGCGCGGGCCACGGGGTACACGGAGACGATGCTGGGGCGCCGCCGTTATCTGCCGGATCTCAACAGTGACAACCGTCAGCGTCGTGAGATGGCCGAGCGGATGGCGCTCAACGCGCCGATCCAGGGGACGGCGGCGGACATCGTGAAGGTCGCGATGCTCAAGGTCGACCGGGCGCTGACGGGGGCGGGGCTGGCGTCGCGGATGCTGCTCCAGGTGCATGACGAGATCGTGCTGGAGATCGCTCCGGGCGAGCGTGAGCGGGTCGAGGAGATCCTTCGCCGGGAGATGGCTGCGGCTGCGCAGTTGCGTGCTCCGCTGGATGTGTCGGTGGGGGTGGGCGCGGACTGGGAGTCCGCCGCGCACTGA
- a CDS encoding lytic transglycosylase domain-containing protein, with product MAPHFSSRLRKGATATTMAALAVAAMTASQAPGAVGSPGDQPLGNRQAADATPPAGTPVSGDSPYFTDLPPLVTPETTTPPVNTPAGAAEAGIPASVLAAYKKAEQTVAGTDPSCHLPWQLLAAIGKVESGQARGGRVDAGGTTLSPILGPVLNGAGFANIPDTDHGQYDGDSEHDRAVGPMQFIPSTWAVWGQDGNGDGKKDPNNIFDASLATGRYLCADSRDLAVKHDLDQSILGYNHSQEYLSTVLSWFEFYKKGSHGVPDGTGVLPAGTGPDGEGFGTGGNGSHPGGGPAGSTPSPSPSAKPKPKPTKTGEGTISPHPTPSGSGKPSPHPSGSGSPSPSPSPSGSGCPSPSPSPSDSASPTPSPSPSDSASPTPTPTPSPSGSAGGSPSPSPSPSGSGSPEPCSAG from the coding sequence ATGGCACCGCATTTCAGCAGTCGGCTGCGCAAGGGGGCGACCGCGACCACGATGGCCGCGCTGGCGGTGGCGGCGATGACCGCCTCGCAGGCGCCGGGCGCGGTGGGCAGTCCGGGCGATCAGCCCCTGGGCAACCGGCAGGCTGCTGACGCGACGCCACCTGCCGGTACCCCGGTGAGCGGCGACTCGCCGTATTTCACGGACCTTCCGCCGCTGGTCACCCCGGAGACCACGACGCCTCCGGTGAACACCCCCGCCGGGGCGGCCGAGGCGGGCATACCGGCTTCGGTGCTGGCCGCGTACAAGAAGGCGGAGCAGACCGTCGCGGGTACCGATCCGTCCTGTCATCTGCCGTGGCAGCTGCTCGCGGCGATCGGCAAGGTCGAGTCGGGTCAGGCGCGTGGTGGCCGGGTGGACGCCGGGGGCACCACGCTCTCGCCGATCCTGGGTCCGGTGCTCAACGGCGCGGGCTTCGCCAATATCCCCGACACCGACCACGGGCAGTACGACGGGGACTCGGAGCACGACCGTGCGGTCGGCCCGATGCAGTTCATCCCCTCGACCTGGGCCGTCTGGGGGCAGGACGGGAACGGCGACGGGAAGAAGGACCCCAACAACATCTTCGACGCGTCGCTCGCCACCGGCCGGTATCTCTGCGCCGACAGCCGTGATCTGGCGGTGAAGCACGATCTCGACCAGTCGATCCTCGGCTACAACCACTCGCAGGAGTACCTGAGTACGGTCCTGTCCTGGTTCGAGTTCTACAAGAAGGGCAGCCACGGTGTCCCGGACGGCACGGGAGTGCTGCCGGCCGGTACCGGCCCCGACGGCGAGGGGTTCGGTACGGGGGGTAACGGCTCGCACCCCGGTGGTGGTCCGGCGGGTTCCACCCCGTCCCCGAGTCCGTCCGCGAAGCCGAAGCCGAAGCCGACGAAGACCGGTGAGGGGACGATTTCCCCGCACCCCACCCCGAGCGGCAGCGGGAAGCCCTCGCCGCACCCGTCCGGCAGCGGTTCGCCGTCCCCGTCGCCCTCACCGAGCGGTTCCGGCTGCCCGTCGCCCTCGCCGTCCCCCTCGGACAGTGCGAGCCCGACACCTTCGCCCTCTCCCTCGGACTCGGCGAGCCCCACGCCGACACCGACGCCCAGTCCTTCGGGCAGTGCCGGCGGCTCGCCGTCGCCCTCGCCCTCACCGAGCGGGAGCGGCAGCCCGGAACCCTGCTCCGCCGGGTAA
- a CDS encoding SPW_0924 family protein gives MRALIAAAIGLAVAFALVLTISAVGSPTGKTSPKPLLTTVPGPKK, from the coding sequence ATGCGCGCCCTCATCGCCGCCGCCATCGGGCTGGCAGTGGCCTTCGCCCTCGTCCTCACCATCTCGGCTGTCGGTTCGCCCACCGGCAAGACCTCGCCCAAACCCCTGCTCACCACCGTCCCCGGTCCCAAGAAGTAG